A genomic stretch from Telmatocola sphagniphila includes:
- a CDS encoding endonuclease domain-containing protein, translated as MKGFSEIVGVGLPTLAIVNREPKIPFRTAVELLTILCKTIPKLHLAIFGVEKDIDSFLQAAGNSQTATMVREGRVDIASIDAQQIQQRLSTTANKCLASKSVDRLIELGVTETVLEEIEDIANSDSPPGNAIEEDRARSRAERFLFDLLESHPETVGFFYLNQRLEFRHGTQWAEGDLVSPKLRLAIEIDGLYFHLSDEKAYRRDRRKDWEYQRNGYLVLRFLAEDILPDMEVILDTIMSAVAFRKNAAVS; from the coding sequence ATGAAGGGTTTCAGTGAAATCGTGGGTGTCGGTTTACCAACATTGGCAATTGTGAATAGAGAACCGAAAATTCCATTTAGAACTGCGGTTGAACTGCTGACGATTCTTTGCAAAACCATTCCAAAATTGCATTTAGCTATTTTCGGAGTCGAGAAAGACATCGATTCTTTTTTGCAGGCTGCCGGTAATTCCCAGACAGCCACAATGGTCCGCGAGGGCCGAGTGGATATTGCTTCGATTGATGCACAACAGATCCAGCAGCGGCTTTCTACCACTGCGAATAAATGCCTTGCCTCGAAAAGCGTCGACCGTTTAATCGAACTGGGCGTAACTGAAACGGTGCTCGAAGAGATTGAAGACATTGCCAACTCGGATTCACCCCCTGGGAACGCGATCGAGGAAGACCGCGCCCGTAGCCGAGCCGAGAGATTCCTGTTCGATCTCCTCGAATCGCATCCCGAAACAGTTGGATTCTTTTACCTAAATCAACGTTTGGAGTTTCGTCACGGTACGCAATGGGCGGAAGGAGACTTGGTTAGTCCTAAATTGCGGTTGGCAATTGAAATCGATGGACTATATTTTCATCTCAGCGATGAAAAGGCCTATCGAAGGGATCGCCGCAAGGATTGGGAGTATCAACGAAACGGATATTTAGTCCTTCGATTCTTGGCCGAGGATATATTACCCGACATGGAGGTCATACTGGACACGATTATGTCCGCTGTCGCTTTTCGTAAAAATGCGGCCGTATCCTAA
- a CDS encoding RNA polymerase sigma factor: MPIPNNRLSAINTSWQQIRAANNDADLPEGRTALWQLLELYGGAVERYLLGAVRNEDLAQELAQEFAVAFLKGAFKGADPNRGRFRDFVKGILQNLIANHYRKGKKRPGHLPSEFPEPAESEAAQGIDEETLITCWRDEFLSRAWQALLAVEESSGQPYHAILKYKADHPDQSSEQMAEMMSQRLNKPLNAPAVRKALQRAREKFADLLLEDLSTSLLQPTQEELAQELIDLRLYEYCRPTLEKNALKKDDFAR; this comes from the coding sequence ATGCCCATACCGAATAATCGACTCAGCGCCATTAACACGAGTTGGCAGCAGATCCGAGCCGCCAACAACGATGCCGACTTGCCCGAGGGCCGTACGGCCCTTTGGCAGCTTCTGGAACTTTACGGGGGCGCTGTGGAACGTTACTTACTGGGGGCTGTTCGCAATGAGGATCTCGCTCAGGAATTGGCTCAGGAATTTGCAGTCGCATTTCTTAAAGGGGCGTTTAAAGGAGCTGACCCAAATCGGGGACGCTTCCGAGACTTTGTCAAAGGAATACTCCAGAATCTGATTGCGAACCACTACCGCAAAGGGAAGAAGCGACCTGGCCACTTGCCAAGTGAGTTTCCCGAACCGGCCGAGAGCGAAGCCGCGCAAGGAATCGACGAGGAAACGTTAATCACTTGCTGGCGAGACGAATTTCTGAGTCGCGCCTGGCAAGCTCTCTTGGCCGTGGAAGAAAGTAGCGGCCAGCCTTATCATGCGATTTTGAAATACAAGGCAGACCATCCGGATCAGTCGAGCGAACAAATGGCCGAGATGATGAGCCAAAGGCTCAATAAGCCCCTCAATGCGCCTGCGGTCCGGAAAGCACTCCAGCGGGCGAGAGAAAAATTCGCGGATCTGTTGCTCGAAGATTTGTCAACGTCGCTTCTTCAGCCGACACAGGAAGAACTCGCACAAGAATTAATTGATCTTCGCCTGTACGAATATTGCCGACCCACCCTCGAAAAAAATGCATTAAAGAAGGATGATTTTGCTCGATGA
- a CDS encoding LamG domain-containing protein: protein MAPNAKTYAESVLTSQPVGYWRLNETHGSIAGDATKNKIDGRYFDGVSLGRLGAFAQGGDKAVGFDGKTGYIEIPSNKAFSQPTSGKGFSVKVWFKPTRLEFPGETDDPYVYWIGKGQPSQYEWALRFYSRNSSRPNRISAYVFNKEGKKGAGAEFEDPVKLNEWIHVVACFDPGSKANPKAGVSIYKNGELRGSPASQRGARYASFDITPRAGSAPIRLGTRNFTSFFLGELDELAIYPRVLTDKEILEHFRAADALKPNLSKK from the coding sequence GTGGCTCCAAATGCCAAAACTTACGCTGAAAGCGTTCTCACTTCCCAACCCGTCGGCTACTGGCGACTCAACGAAACACACGGGTCAATCGCTGGCGACGCAACGAAAAATAAAATTGATGGTCGCTATTTCGATGGAGTCTCCCTGGGCAGATTGGGAGCATTCGCACAGGGAGGTGATAAAGCCGTAGGCTTCGACGGCAAAACAGGGTACATCGAAATCCCTTCGAACAAAGCCTTCAGTCAACCGACCAGCGGCAAAGGATTTTCCGTTAAGGTCTGGTTCAAGCCGACTCGACTCGAATTCCCCGGCGAAACCGACGATCCTTATGTTTACTGGATCGGCAAAGGCCAACCGAGCCAATACGAATGGGCCTTGCGCTTCTATAGTCGCAATTCAAGCCGGCCGAATCGGATCTCCGCTTATGTTTTCAACAAGGAGGGGAAAAAAGGAGCCGGCGCCGAGTTCGAAGATCCCGTTAAGTTGAATGAATGGATTCATGTGGTCGCCTGCTTTGATCCTGGCAGCAAAGCCAACCCGAAGGCCGGCGTATCAATTTACAAGAATGGCGAGCTTCGAGGCAGCCCGGCCAGCCAACGGGGGGCACGGTATGCTTCGTTTGACATCACTCCAAGAGCTGGGTCAGCGCCGATTCGACTGGGAACCCGCAATTTCACGAGTTTTTTCCTGGGCGAATTGGACGAGTTGGCCATTTACCCTAGAGTTTTGACAGACAAGGAAATTCTCGAACATTTCCGAGCGGCCGACGCACTGAAGCCGAACCTTTCGAAGAAATGA
- a CDS encoding restriction endonuclease subunit S: MIQFQTGSTIKPDPKGAYALYGSNGIIGKSSGFQFERGIIIGRVGNYCGSVQYSHSTFSASGNTIIALPLEGNEELIPYLYYTLKHLSLGQFASGSAQPQITQSVLKTQPVLIPPVSFLKIFCSVTFELLRQIDHLKKENENLHKTRELLLPGLISGRLDLERV, translated from the coding sequence TTGATCCAATTTCAAACCGGTTCAACGATCAAACCCGATCCCAAAGGAGCGTATGCTCTCTACGGATCGAACGGCATTATCGGAAAGAGCTCGGGCTTTCAATTCGAACGGGGAATAATCATCGGCCGGGTCGGGAATTATTGCGGTTCGGTTCAGTACTCCCATTCCACCTTCAGTGCTTCGGGAAATACCATTATAGCGCTACCTCTGGAAGGAAACGAGGAGCTAATTCCTTACCTCTATTACACTTTAAAGCACCTTTCGCTCGGCCAATTTGCGAGCGGATCGGCCCAGCCCCAGATTACGCAAAGCGTTTTGAAAACCCAGCCGGTCTTGATCCCTCCGGTATCTTTTCTGAAAATATTCTGTTCAGTAACATTCGAATTGCTGCGTCAAATTGATCACCTGAAGAAAGAAAACGAGAACCTTCACAAAACCCGCGAACTGCTCTTGCCGGGACTGATCTCCGGCCGACTCGACCTGGAAAGAGTTTGA
- a CDS encoding serine/threonine protein kinase gives MSEAQKKKEQSDIFAISRSDLAASTLNAPTKVEQVSISCSSQRFRPGERFNDFVILRELGRGGFATVYLAHDVTLDRRVALKVSETLGLGEGQALAELEHQNIVQVYGQFINVESGKHCLCLQYVPGVTLAHVIEHLHKNNRRPVQGIEILESITIDSNEEIPFDLAGIRNREILATYRFAAAICRISVQMAEALEFAHRRGVLHCDIKPANILINPYGRPLLADFNIAIDTQDVRARNHLGGTIGYMAPEHLGAYLKEPGFGVVDERSDLYSLGVVLYELLTGRMPFDKPATGDPRTDKLQLLQNQKSFSVSSCWVVQELPPVVERILRRCLDPEPTQRYQTAGELAGALANASDALAIEERLPSEGLLTAWVERNPFLALFLLTLLPQMIGSFVNIAYNTIEVRLDPPQHRAFEKIVLGYNLFVYPICLFIMFRLLRPIVRGWRRLSESAIMDGSEVDLLRFRVLKLGTWGIILALAGWLPGGLVFPIFIDVIAGGVSGEVYFHFLVSFTLSGLIAVIYSHFGIQFVVLRVFYPRLTNADTRTPTTLAAEMVGASRWLAVFQSLAAVIPLVGAVLLVVITGEMTLSFRLLVTCLIVLGMLGVGIAFSVTKKLTLLLRLLGSQKFNF, from the coding sequence ATGTCCGAAGCTCAGAAAAAAAAGGAACAGTCCGATATCTTCGCCATCTCGAGGAGCGACTTAGCAGCGAGCACTCTGAATGCACCCACAAAGGTTGAGCAAGTATCGATTTCCTGCTCCAGTCAGCGCTTTCGACCCGGAGAACGATTCAACGATTTCGTAATCCTTCGAGAACTCGGCAGGGGGGGATTTGCAACGGTCTATCTCGCTCACGACGTTACGCTGGATCGAAGGGTGGCCTTGAAAGTCTCCGAAACTCTAGGACTCGGCGAAGGCCAGGCCTTAGCAGAATTAGAACACCAAAACATCGTTCAGGTTTACGGACAATTCATCAATGTTGAATCCGGGAAGCATTGTCTCTGCTTGCAGTATGTTCCTGGAGTCACTCTGGCTCATGTGATCGAGCACCTTCACAAGAATAATCGACGTCCAGTTCAAGGAATTGAGATTTTAGAATCGATAACAATTGATTCGAATGAGGAAATTCCCTTTGATCTGGCTGGGATTCGAAATCGTGAGATTCTGGCCACTTATCGTTTTGCCGCGGCAATATGCCGGATCAGCGTGCAAATGGCAGAAGCACTGGAATTCGCGCATCGTCGCGGTGTTCTTCACTGCGATATCAAACCGGCTAACATCTTAATCAATCCGTACGGCAGGCCACTCTTGGCCGATTTCAATATCGCCATCGATACCCAAGATGTTCGAGCCCGAAACCACCTCGGAGGCACTATTGGCTATATGGCGCCGGAGCATCTGGGGGCCTATCTAAAAGAACCGGGTTTCGGAGTGGTCGATGAGCGAAGTGATCTTTATTCGCTTGGTGTCGTTTTATATGAGTTATTAACTGGTCGGATGCCATTCGATAAACCTGCTACTGGTGATCCGAGGACAGACAAACTCCAGCTCCTCCAAAATCAAAAGTCATTTTCAGTTTCCAGTTGTTGGGTAGTACAGGAGTTGCCTCCGGTAGTTGAACGTATACTCCGACGCTGCTTGGATCCTGAACCCACTCAACGTTATCAAACTGCGGGTGAATTGGCTGGAGCCTTGGCGAACGCATCCGACGCGCTGGCTATTGAAGAACGGCTTCCGTCGGAAGGATTGCTGACAGCCTGGGTAGAACGCAATCCGTTTTTGGCTCTCTTCCTATTAACCTTGTTACCGCAGATGATAGGGTCATTTGTTAATATTGCTTACAACACCATCGAAGTACGATTGGATCCTCCTCAACATCGAGCCTTTGAAAAGATCGTTCTGGGCTATAATCTGTTCGTCTATCCCATTTGCTTATTCATTATGTTTCGGCTACTCCGTCCGATAGTGCGCGGTTGGCGCCGTCTGTCCGAATCGGCGATTATGGACGGTTCCGAGGTCGACCTATTGCGCTTTAGAGTGTTGAAATTGGGCACTTGGGGGATCATTCTGGCCTTGGCTGGCTGGCTACCTGGTGGCCTTGTCTTTCCAATTTTTATCGATGTTATCGCAGGTGGAGTTTCTGGAGAGGTCTACTTTCACTTTCTTGTATCCTTCACGCTGTCGGGATTAATCGCCGTAATCTATTCGCATTTTGGAATTCAATTTGTCGTCCTGAGAGTTTTTTATCCGCGACTTACCAATGCCGATACGCGAACCCCGACTACCCTCGCGGCAGAAATGGTGGGGGCGAGTCGTTGGTTAGCGGTTTTTCAAAGTCTTGCTGCCGTCATACCCCTGGTGGGGGCCGTGTTGCTAGTTGTTATTACTGGAGAAATGACGCTATCGTTCCGATTATTAGTCACTTGTCTGATCGTCCTGGGAATGCTGGGAGTTGGCATTGCCTTCTCAGTGACGAAAAAATTGACGCTTCTTCTTCGCCTGCTAGGATCTCAAAAATTTAACTTTTAG